A single region of the Pseudalkalibacillus berkeleyi genome encodes:
- a CDS encoding NAD(P)H-dependent flavin oxidoreductase yields the protein MTTKLPDRISKELKLPVISAPMFLVSSPELVIESCKAGIVGSFPSLNARSETILEEWMERICYELRAVKESEPDRKVAPWAVNLIVHKSNKRYEKDLEIVKKYEPPIVITSLGNPSDVIQTVHSYGGLVFSDVSNVPHARKAAATGVDGLILVCSGAGGHAGTINSFAFAGAVREFWDGITILAGCISSGRDVLASQVLGTDMAYMGTRFISAKESFASDEYKGMLIDSALDDLIYTDAFTGVKANYLKNSITNAGIDIEQLKSKEKVDLSSLNESGSKAWKDLWSAGQGVDQIQAVQTVSEIVDEIQEEYERAKEGLSTPTTQK from the coding sequence TTGACAACTAAACTACCAGATCGTATTTCTAAAGAGTTGAAGTTACCAGTCATATCTGCGCCTATGTTTCTCGTATCGAGCCCTGAACTGGTCATTGAAAGCTGTAAAGCGGGTATCGTAGGTTCGTTTCCATCATTGAACGCTCGGTCCGAAACGATACTAGAAGAATGGATGGAACGCATATGCTATGAGTTGAGAGCTGTGAAAGAAAGTGAGCCTGATAGAAAAGTAGCGCCATGGGCAGTTAACCTGATTGTACATAAGTCCAACAAACGTTACGAGAAAGACCTGGAGATAGTGAAAAAATACGAGCCACCAATCGTCATTACTTCTTTAGGGAATCCATCGGATGTAATCCAGACTGTCCATTCCTACGGTGGATTGGTTTTCTCTGATGTCTCTAACGTTCCGCATGCCCGAAAGGCTGCTGCAACAGGGGTAGATGGACTCATTCTCGTTTGTTCGGGAGCAGGAGGACATGCTGGCACAATCAACAGCTTCGCCTTTGCTGGGGCAGTTAGAGAATTTTGGGATGGGATCACGATTTTAGCAGGATGTATTTCGAGTGGAAGAGATGTGCTCGCTTCACAAGTATTAGGAACAGACATGGCCTACATGGGGACGAGATTCATTTCGGCAAAAGAAAGCTTCGCATCTGATGAATATAAGGGAATGCTCATTGACTCCGCATTAGATGATCTCATTTACACAGATGCATTTACCGGTGTAAAAGCAAACTACTTGAAAAACAGCATCACCAATGCAGGCATTGATATTGAACAACTCAAAAGCAAAGAAAAGGTTGATCTATCCTCACTGAATGAATCCGGTTCAAAGGCATGGAAAGACCTATGGTCAGCTGGACAAGGCGTAGACCAAATTCAAGCCGTCCAGACTGTATCAGAAATCGTTGACGAGATCCAAGAGGAATACGAACGAGCGAAAGAAGGACTATCCACACCTACTACTCAAAAATAA
- a CDS encoding DUF5516 domain-containing protein (This protein family is known from T7 phage.) — MARLENGKLITDEERRELISKGYQYVEDILMSPDKVNDLKRSGYTTPHLAEGLRYTFTSKEAKSFGILGVGALGVGLVTWNVGKFVKSKFDKRKEEDL, encoded by the coding sequence ATGGCTAGGTTAGAAAACGGCAAACTAATAACAGATGAAGAAAGGCGAGAGCTCATTTCTAAAGGTTATCAATATGTCGAAGATATTTTGATGTCACCCGACAAGGTAAATGACTTAAAAAGGTCTGGGTATACTACACCACATTTAGCAGAGGGCTTACGATATACTTTTACTTCTAAAGAAGCGAAAAGTTTTGGAATTTTAGGGGTTGGAGCTTTAGGCGTTGGCTTAGTAACATGGAATGTTGGAAAATTTGTAAAAAGTAAATTTGATAAAAGAAAAGAAGAAGATCTCTAG
- a CDS encoding serine hydrolase domain-containing protein, which produces MSGMELRLELDGIIDKTVPKVVPGCVLKVMSDGVTLYEKAAGHRQTFPSVQPVTLGTVFDIASLTKIITTTMVLKLISDGKFRIDTKLVNLLDIQSPELKNRIREITIFELLTHSSGLVAWYPFYTGNADFFKQLEHLGADLFHMGKDKVVYSDLNFILLGKVIEKITRLKLGDAFHELIKVPLEFTSMRYGPIEQGNVAATEFGNPIEMKMCESRALAFDRWRSTEIPICGEVNDGNTYYFFNGVSGHAGLFSNMEDVCDIGRIYTQPSFAEKVGIKKQLIQEVNNTSVGTRSIGFEKSSIFPEGFGHTGFTGTSLYVHPNRNLVVILLTNRLHQNHPPNINNLRRTIHEAVLSYA; this is translated from the coding sequence ATGAGTGGAATGGAATTGAGGTTAGAATTGGATGGTATCATTGATAAAACGGTACCGAAAGTAGTTCCAGGGTGTGTCTTGAAAGTGATGAGTGACGGAGTGACTCTTTATGAAAAAGCTGCAGGACATCGTCAAACATTTCCGAGTGTACAGCCGGTAACGTTAGGAACGGTTTTTGATATTGCATCGCTTACGAAAATCATTACGACTACGATGGTTCTCAAGTTGATCAGCGATGGGAAGTTCAGAATAGATACGAAACTTGTAAATCTTTTAGATATACAAAGTCCTGAGTTGAAAAACCGGATCAGAGAAATAACCATTTTTGAACTCCTAACACATTCTTCAGGTTTAGTGGCCTGGTATCCGTTTTATACGGGAAATGCAGACTTTTTCAAGCAACTCGAGCATTTAGGTGCAGATCTTTTTCATATGGGAAAGGACAAAGTAGTTTATAGTGATCTGAATTTCATCTTACTTGGAAAAGTAATTGAAAAAATTACACGGTTGAAGTTAGGCGATGCATTTCACGAACTTATCAAGGTTCCGCTCGAATTCACCTCCATGCGGTATGGACCGATTGAACAGGGGAATGTGGCTGCAACCGAGTTCGGAAACCCGATTGAAATGAAGATGTGCGAAAGTCGTGCGCTCGCTTTTGATCGTTGGCGAAGTACGGAAATCCCAATTTGCGGTGAAGTTAACGACGGAAACACATATTATTTTTTCAATGGAGTCTCCGGACATGCAGGACTCTTTTCAAATATGGAGGATGTTTGTGACATTGGAAGAATTTATACGCAACCATCATTTGCTGAAAAGGTAGGGATTAAAAAACAATTGATTCAAGAGGTGAATAATACGTCGGTTGGTACGAGAAGTATAGGGTTTGAAAAGTCCTCCATTTTTCCTGAAGGATTTGGACATACGGGTTTTACCGGAACGTCGCTTTACGTTCATCCAAACCGGAATCTTGTTGTCATTTTATTGACGAACCGGCTGCACCAAAATCATCCTCCAAATATCAATAACCTGCGCCGCACCATACATGAAGCTGTCTTGTCATACGCCTAG
- a CDS encoding DUF2812 domain-containing protein — MKKFNMFFNIEKEEQWLNEQLQKGYHCTNISGLGIYTFKKTEKRYVMRLDYQDYLPKDKFEEYKGIYEDFGWSYIKGHWLGGIRYWQKEDDDQNEIFSDRQSKSNYYKRLMSYSFVLGMLCLSFSYMLYKDHGFSGLYFEGLWSMNGTLFWKAFLFETPFVLLKLFPAFMVVFFGSSFYKAYRKFSMLNEK, encoded by the coding sequence ATGAAGAAGTTTAACATGTTTTTCAATATTGAAAAAGAAGAGCAATGGCTGAACGAGCAATTACAAAAAGGCTATCACTGTACAAATATTAGTGGATTAGGAATTTACACTTTCAAAAAAACTGAAAAAAGATATGTTATGCGACTTGATTATCAAGATTATTTACCAAAGGACAAGTTCGAGGAATACAAAGGGATATATGAAGATTTTGGTTGGAGTTATATAAAGGGGCACTGGCTGGGGGGAATACGGTATTGGCAAAAAGAAGATGATGATCAAAATGAAATCTTCTCGGACCGCCAATCAAAGAGTAATTATTATAAAAGATTAATGAGTTATTCATTTGTGTTGGGTATGTTGTGTTTGTCTTTTTCTTATATGCTTTACAAGGATCATGGATTTTCGGGATTATATTTTGAAGGTCTTTGGAGTATGAATGGCACATTATTCTGGAAAGCATTTTTATTTGAAACTCCATTTGTTCTTTTAAAGTTGTTTCCCGCATTTATGGTTGTTTTTTTTGGTAGCAGTTTCTATAAAGCATATCGAAAGTTTTCAATGTTAAATGAAAAATAA
- a CDS encoding PadR family transcriptional regulator: MKHKLLPLSETMHYILLALREPLHGYAVMQKIEEMSNGTVVLAAGTLYGAVENLSKHGWIEPVGNSGRRKIYLITTEGSAILKMEQERLSHILSLYEGSESNEEV, from the coding sequence ATGAAACATAAATTATTGCCATTGTCTGAAACCATGCATTATATTTTATTAGCCCTACGTGAGCCACTCCACGGCTATGCCGTAATGCAAAAGATAGAAGAAATGAGTAATGGGACTGTTGTTTTAGCAGCTGGTACATTATATGGTGCAGTTGAAAATCTAAGTAAACATGGTTGGATTGAACCTGTTGGAAATTCGGGTCGGAGAAAAATTTATTTGATAACTACAGAAGGAAGCGCCATTTTGAAAATGGAACAGGAAAGGCTATCTCATATCTTATCATTGTATGAAGGAAGTGAATCAAATGAAGAAGTTTAA
- a CDS encoding anhydro-N-acetylmuramic acid kinase translates to MLKKLTAIVESNRKLAVGLMSGTSLDGVDAALVEIKGFGPGTEVKLLAFDTTPYSVEEREQLIELCDPKKSTVEKICKMNVVLGDLFGEAALNVIKKTGYLPKDIQFISSHGQTIYHWPEERSTLQIGELANIAAKTGILTVGDFRPNDMAYDGQGAPLVPFVDRLLFSHETKNRILLNIGGISNLSVVPAISEINREVSAFDIGPGNVLIDGAVRRLTGKTFDENGDLAKKGTIHDKLLESLIEEDQFLQIKPPKSTGRELYTEDRLGQILMKAKTLNLSMEDTIATITAYTVEMIVQSLSLYIHKEHTIDQLIVSGGGAYNEAIMDGLRNSLPYKVSKMDDISFNGDAKEAIAFTILGNQFLHGETNNLPSATGASQSVIMGKLALPS, encoded by the coding sequence ATGTTAAAGAAACTTACTGCTATTGTAGAAAGTAACAGGAAACTTGCCGTCGGTTTGATGTCAGGTACCTCACTCGATGGCGTAGATGCAGCCTTAGTGGAAATTAAAGGCTTCGGTCCAGGTACTGAAGTAAAACTCCTAGCATTCGATACTACTCCTTATTCTGTAGAAGAGCGTGAACAATTGATAGAACTGTGTGATCCTAAGAAATCAACGGTTGAAAAAATTTGCAAAATGAATGTTGTACTTGGAGATCTCTTTGGTGAGGCTGCATTGAACGTTATTAAGAAAACAGGGTATCTCCCCAAAGATATTCAGTTCATCAGTTCGCACGGTCAGACGATTTACCATTGGCCAGAGGAACGATCGACCTTACAAATTGGTGAGTTAGCTAATATCGCAGCAAAAACGGGTATTTTAACGGTTGGTGATTTTCGGCCAAATGACATGGCATATGATGGTCAAGGAGCTCCGTTGGTTCCATTTGTGGATAGGTTGTTGTTTTCCCATGAAACCAAGAACCGCATCTTATTGAACATTGGTGGAATTAGCAATTTGTCTGTTGTACCAGCCATTTCAGAAATAAACAGGGAAGTCAGTGCGTTTGATATCGGACCAGGCAATGTCCTCATTGATGGTGCTGTACGCCGGTTAACAGGGAAAACTTTTGATGAAAATGGAGATTTAGCGAAAAAAGGGACGATACACGATAAGTTGCTAGAATCATTGATTGAAGAAGATCAATTTTTACAGATCAAACCACCTAAAAGCACGGGGAGAGAGCTTTATACAGAAGATCGCCTGGGACAGATTCTCATGAAAGCAAAGACATTAAACCTATCAATGGAAGATACAATCGCTACGATTACTGCCTACACTGTGGAAATGATCGTTCAAAGCTTATCGCTCTATATACATAAAGAACATACAATTGATCAGCTGATCGTTTCTGGAGGAGGAGCATACAACGAAGCGATTATGGACGGCTTGCGCAATTCTCTTCCCTACAAGGTTTCCAAAATGGATGACATATCATTCAATGGAGACGCGAAAGAGGCGATTGCGTTCACCATTCTCGGCAATCAGTTTCTTCACGGTGAAACGAACAACTTACCATCTGCCACAGGCGCGTCACAATCGGTCATCATGGGTAAGCTCGCACTCCCATCTTAA
- a CDS encoding AEC family transporter, translating to MGAMYALFGEMIMLYGIAVIGYVARRARILPDSSDYILTQLVLYITLPALILYSMDFPYEADYLHEFGWLLLLSTTAILIACGIGRMLRKNANLSEDRKGVYEGLIVFGNQGFIGYAIIYILLGEIGILYTAVFNFLYIVLIWTYGIYVVGRSNASFSWRWLIFNPGVIATIVGFIVYLLPYQWPQTFHSLFETVGLPTVPLSMLIIGILLANLNKKEVWSYIRSPHLWSAAFMRLLGIPLCLLPFIFILDNKILLLVAVLVAATPSAPTIALYARKYGGDPYFASVGSAVTTILSMFTITFLYGLLKWLGV from the coding sequence ATGGGAGCAATGTATGCGTTGTTCGGAGAGATGATTATGCTATACGGGATTGCGGTGATCGGTTATGTCGCGCGGAGAGCCCGTATCCTACCTGACTCTTCGGATTACATCTTAACCCAGCTCGTCCTATATATCACGTTACCAGCACTCATTTTATATTCCATGGATTTCCCGTACGAGGCCGATTATCTTCACGAATTTGGATGGCTCTTACTCTTATCCACCACAGCCATCCTGATCGCCTGTGGTATCGGACGTATGTTACGAAAAAATGCAAACCTCTCAGAAGATCGAAAAGGGGTCTATGAAGGCCTTATTGTATTCGGGAATCAAGGGTTTATTGGTTATGCGATCATCTACATATTGCTTGGTGAGATCGGTATCCTTTATACAGCTGTCTTCAACTTCTTATATATCGTGTTGATTTGGACATACGGCATCTATGTCGTCGGTCGGAGCAATGCATCCTTCTCATGGAGATGGCTCATATTCAATCCAGGGGTGATTGCGACAATAGTTGGGTTCATCGTTTATCTCCTACCGTATCAGTGGCCTCAAACTTTTCACAGCTTGTTTGAAACGGTGGGGCTTCCAACCGTGCCTCTGTCCATGTTGATTATCGGGATTCTGCTTGCAAACTTAAACAAAAAAGAGGTATGGAGCTATATTCGAAGCCCACACCTCTGGTCTGCTGCATTTATGCGATTGTTAGGTATCCCGCTCTGCCTACTCCCGTTTATCTTCATTTTAGATAACAAAATTCTCTTGCTTGTCGCCGTGCTCGTTGCTGCAACTCCTTCTGCCCCGACAATCGCGTTGTATGCTAGGAAATATGGAGGAGATCCATACTTCGCTTCAGTCGGGTCTGCAGTTACAACAATCCTTTCAATGTTTACAATCACATTCTTATACGGTCTATTGAAATGGCTAGGCGTATGA
- a CDS encoding DUF7668 domain-containing protein has translation MLKNIVIDLANNDFESIKERLGKDIQLDDIKEELSYWDSLTIPPERAFENVEFYEYEDGSGFALEFELWIDDEESDLTLACEAIIDKNNNVLSFTIENLHTL, from the coding sequence TTGCTAAAAAATATAGTTATAGACTTAGCAAATAATGACTTTGAAAGTATAAAAGAAAGATTAGGAAAAGACATACAACTGGATGACATTAAAGAGGAATTAAGCTATTGGGATTCTTTAACCATTCCCCCTGAAAGAGCTTTTGAAAATGTAGAGTTTTATGAGTATGAAGATGGTTCTGGTTTTGCTTTGGAGTTTGAACTTTGGATTGATGATGAAGAAAGCGACTTAACGTTGGCTTGTGAAGCAATCATAGATAAAAACAATAACGTTTTATCTTTTACTATTGAAAATTTACACACTTTATAA
- the nagZ gene encoding beta-N-acetylhexosaminidase, with protein sequence MKRPTSWMILTILLVFITLSSMYLYSERSIAWDDVQSADSINRYLDQMTLEEKVGQLLMPAIREMDGEPVTEMSGDLKKLIQTFKPGGIILFRENVDSRQQLKQLNKSLQKESELPLLISIDQEGGLVTRLPYFPKLSGNMALAATRNSELARETGQVIGAELKQVGIHINFAPSVDVNNNPNNPVIGVRSFGDDPRLVSEMGAAFMNGLHDEGVMAVAKHFPGHGSVNMDSHYVLPVSEQSLDELKQTELVPFQSMIEQSVPGIMTAHITFPNIDSSEFTSRKDGLPIKVPATLSPKIMNELLRKEMGFEGLIFTDSMEMKAIADHFGPGEAAVQAVLAGVDVIVMPDHLKVAYDALIEAVEDERISEKRLDTSVRRILKAKMDWVDPDLKEKPPYQAVQLEKKIAKQSVTLLSDQEELLPLQEPFSGEITLVASDGRNLESMKNALWKYHKKFHIVKLEALKNKNGSLSKDQLKLIEDGDLTVLITDSSTIVGEGDTSWEETVLTEVVRKSKQSILVMVRNPYDYDRLLGVDAAIAQYSDYHPSFQATADLIFGKIKANGELPVKRLNEK encoded by the coding sequence ATGAAGCGACCGACTAGTTGGATGATTCTTACGATTCTTTTGGTATTCATAACACTATCATCCATGTACCTATACTCCGAAAGATCGATAGCTTGGGATGACGTGCAATCAGCTGATTCTATTAATAGATATCTTGATCAAATGACATTAGAAGAAAAAGTCGGACAGCTATTGATGCCCGCGATTCGTGAGATGGATGGAGAGCCGGTCACAGAAATGAGCGGTGATCTGAAAAAATTGATTCAGACATTCAAACCAGGAGGCATCATTCTTTTCCGTGAAAATGTTGATTCTCGTCAACAACTTAAACAGTTAAACAAATCTTTACAAAAAGAAAGCGAGCTACCTCTACTCATATCTATCGATCAGGAAGGCGGTTTAGTGACGCGTTTACCCTATTTCCCCAAGTTATCTGGGAATATGGCACTTGCAGCCACACGGAATTCAGAACTTGCTCGTGAAACTGGACAAGTGATTGGAGCTGAACTGAAGCAGGTTGGAATCCATATTAATTTTGCACCTTCAGTTGATGTAAATAATAACCCGAATAATCCGGTCATTGGTGTTCGGTCTTTTGGTGATGATCCGCGTTTAGTAAGTGAAATGGGAGCAGCGTTCATGAACGGTCTTCACGATGAAGGTGTTATGGCAGTCGCCAAGCATTTTCCAGGCCACGGAAGTGTAAATATGGACTCCCACTACGTATTGCCTGTAAGTGAACAATCCCTGGATGAGTTGAAACAGACTGAATTAGTCCCTTTCCAGTCAATGATTGAGCAAAGCGTTCCTGGAATCATGACCGCTCATATCACCTTCCCGAACATCGATTCATCTGAATTCACTTCGCGTAAAGACGGTCTTCCTATCAAAGTTCCTGCCACTTTATCACCCAAAATCATGAATGAGTTGCTTAGAAAAGAGATGGGATTTGAAGGTCTGATTTTTACCGATTCAATGGAAATGAAGGCGATTGCTGATCACTTCGGACCTGGTGAAGCCGCGGTCCAGGCTGTTTTAGCTGGTGTCGATGTCATCGTCATGCCGGATCATTTGAAAGTAGCTTACGATGCTTTAATTGAAGCGGTGGAGGACGAACGAATATCTGAAAAGAGGCTGGATACTTCGGTTCGACGTATTTTAAAAGCGAAAATGGATTGGGTTGATCCAGATTTAAAAGAGAAGCCGCCATATCAAGCGGTTCAATTAGAGAAAAAAATAGCAAAACAATCCGTGACCTTATTAAGCGACCAAGAGGAATTGCTTCCATTGCAAGAACCGTTTTCCGGTGAGATCACATTGGTCGCGAGTGATGGTCGGAATCTCGAATCGATGAAAAATGCATTGTGGAAGTACCACAAGAAATTTCATATTGTGAAGTTAGAGGCACTGAAAAATAAAAATGGGTCATTGTCGAAAGATCAGTTGAAGCTGATTGAGGACGGAGATCTCACAGTCCTAATTACTGACTCATCGACCATAGTAGGTGAGGGAGACACCAGCTGGGAGGAAACCGTTCTAACAGAAGTAGTTAGAAAATCTAAACAATCCATCCTTGTCATGGTGAGAAATCCGTATGATTATGACAGGTTATTAGGTGTTGATGCCGCCATCGCTCAATACTCTGATTATCACCCTTCATTCCAGGCGACGGCAGACCTTATTTTCGGAAAGATCAAAGCGAATGGTGAGCTTCCTGTAAAACGTCTAAACGAAAAGTGA
- the map gene encoding type I methionyl aminopeptidase — protein sequence MVTLKTEREINLMKEAGKLLASCHQEIAEIIKPGITTLEIDNFVEEYLKKYGATPEQKGYQGYKFATCASINDEICHGFPRKSILKDGDIVTIDMVVNLKGGLADSAWTYGVGNISESANRLLEVTKNSLYKGIGKAFAGNRIGDIGYAIQSYAENEGFSVVRDFTGHGIGPTLHENPQIPHFGVQGKGRALKEGMVITIEPMLNEGTWHSKMDSNGWTARTVDKRLSAQYEHTLAITKNGPEILTEQ from the coding sequence TTGGTAACTTTAAAAACAGAAAGAGAAATAAATTTAATGAAGGAAGCAGGAAAGTTGTTGGCATCTTGCCATCAAGAAATTGCCGAAATTATTAAACCAGGTATTACTACCCTAGAAATAGATAACTTTGTAGAAGAATATTTAAAAAAATATGGAGCAACTCCAGAACAAAAGGGATACCAGGGTTATAAGTTTGCTACATGTGCATCAATTAACGATGAAATTTGTCATGGTTTCCCTCGGAAATCTATTCTCAAAGATGGGGATATAGTAACTATTGATATGGTAGTTAACCTAAAGGGGGGATTGGCTGATTCTGCTTGGACATATGGTGTAGGAAATATATCCGAATCGGCTAATCGTCTATTAGAAGTAACTAAAAATTCCTTATATAAAGGTATTGGAAAAGCATTTGCAGGAAACAGAATTGGAGATATTGGTTATGCAATTCAATCATATGCTGAAAATGAAGGCTTTTCAGTAGTCCGAGATTTCACAGGACACGGCATCGGACCGACTTTACATGAAAACCCACAAATTCCTCATTTCGGTGTTCAGGGTAAGGGAAGAGCATTAAAAGAAGGCATGGTTATTACAATAGAGCCCATGTTAAATGAGGGGACATGGCATAGCAAAATGGATTCAAATGGATGGACTGCAAGAACGGTTGATAAAAGATTGTCTGCACAGTACGAGCATACTTTGGCGATAACTAAGAATGGACCTGAAATACTGACAGAACAATAA
- a CDS encoding nucleotidyltransferase domain-containing protein, translating into MTQIKDIGFTCITNEQGIIVNESNLNKIGSNFRDAVNSILESLLACLSTKIHSVYLRGSLPRGLGIEGVSDIDILVITLSTLEKQERHNLKVIEEQAEQNFSFINGVETGVYSLEEVSDTNSFSIVSFMIKTYSVCLYGENLGLVLPNYKPDDKLANEHIVNLRSQILQAKDDLIGNDDQEDIQDCCTWIMKIIVRCGLAFVIMKENTYTRDLYPAYKLFSKHYPTKQEEMKIALNYAINPSLNNEELLSYLNSFGDWMIQESEEWLKVNNPQNIKHLPL; encoded by the coding sequence ATGACTCAGATTAAAGATATTGGTTTTACTTGTATCACCAATGAACAAGGAATAATTGTGAATGAATCGAACTTGAACAAAATAGGTTCAAATTTTAGAGATGCCGTTAACTCGATATTAGAATCGTTATTGGCATGCCTTTCAACAAAAATTCACAGTGTATACTTAAGAGGTTCTTTACCGAGGGGACTAGGTATTGAAGGTGTTTCTGATATAGACATTCTTGTTATAACGCTGTCCACTTTAGAGAAACAAGAACGTCACAATCTCAAGGTAATTGAAGAGCAAGCAGAACAAAATTTTTCTTTTATTAATGGAGTAGAAACGGGAGTTTACTCTTTAGAAGAAGTGTCTGATACCAACAGTTTTAGCATAGTTTCGTTTATGATAAAGACATACAGCGTATGTCTTTATGGAGAAAATTTAGGTTTAGTGTTACCAAACTATAAACCTGACGATAAATTAGCAAATGAACATATAGTGAATTTAAGATCCCAAATTCTTCAGGCTAAAGATGATTTAATTGGAAATGACGATCAAGAAGATATACAAGATTGCTGCACATGGATTATGAAAATTATAGTTAGGTGTGGTTTAGCTTTCGTTATTATGAAAGAAAACACATACACTAGAGATCTCTATCCAGCTTACAAGTTATTCTCTAAACACTATCCTACTAAACAAGAAGAAATGAAAATTGCATTAAATTATGCAATTAATCCATCGTTAAATAATGAGGAATTATTATCATACCTGAATAGTTTTGGCGATTGGATGATTCAAGAATCTGAGGAATGGCTGAAAGTTAATAACCCTCAAAACATAAAGCATTTACCCCTCTAA
- a CDS encoding IS110 family transposase, which translates to MDPVIGLDVAKGKSQVQAFLQKKNPYKKSFVFEHNVLGLQDFYQFFKEVEEAAGLPPAVVFESTGHYHEPVLQFLEERGIVYYLINPVISHEAKKMSLRKVKTDAIDAFRLGELYYLYDDLQPFQKKTIEHMNLRNLTRQHDALTESYVKIKLQFQTILDQVFPEFKTVFGALYSRTSLTTLLNYQTPQGVMGESVEQIAEVIFNQGAKRSYKWSLEKAYKLKEAAERDPFKRNLYTSHIVTLTMYIQMLLQHQRHLSKLLQEIDALADKFEDYKIIQSIPGIGGKIAATIISEIGEIDQFTHAKKLVAYAGVDPSVHESGKFKATINRITKRGSSRLRQTLYTAVQCGITKNRNPKLRSYYDQKREEGKPHKVAIIACVNKLIHWIYAILKRKEAFKV; encoded by the coding sequence AAAAAGCCAAGTTCAAGCCTTTTTACAAAAGAAGAACCCTTACAAGAAAAGCTTTGTCTTCGAGCACAATGTTTTAGGATTGCAGGATTTCTATCAGTTTTTTAAAGAAGTTGAAGAAGCTGCAGGACTACCTCCGGCAGTCGTTTTTGAATCGACAGGTCATTACCATGAACCAGTGCTACAGTTCTTGGAGGAACGTGGTATTGTTTATTATTTGATTAATCCAGTTATTTCTCATGAAGCAAAGAAAATGAGTTTAAGAAAGGTAAAGACGGATGCCATCGACGCATTTCGGCTGGGAGAACTTTATTATCTATATGATGATCTTCAGCCCTTTCAGAAGAAGACAATTGAGCATATGAATTTACGTAATTTAACACGTCAACATGACGCTCTCACGGAAAGCTATGTAAAAATCAAACTTCAATTCCAGACGATTTTAGATCAAGTTTTCCCGGAGTTTAAAACCGTATTCGGAGCTTTGTATTCTCGGACTTCACTAACGACCTTACTCAACTATCAAACACCTCAAGGTGTTATGGGTGAGAGCGTTGAACAAATCGCTGAAGTTATTTTCAACCAGGGAGCTAAGCGCTCTTACAAATGGTCTTTAGAGAAAGCATATAAGCTTAAGGAAGCAGCCGAGAGAGATCCATTTAAGCGTAATCTTTATACAAGTCATATCGTTACTCTTACAATGTACATTCAAATGCTTCTTCAACACCAAAGGCACCTATCAAAACTACTTCAGGAGATAGATGCCTTGGCTGATAAATTTGAAGATTATAAGATTATCCAATCAATTCCCGGTATAGGTGGAAAGATTGCGGCAACAATCATTTCCGAAATTGGGGAGATTGATCAGTTTACCCACGCGAAAAAGTTGGTAGCCTACGCTGGAGTCGACCCTAGTGTCCACGAATCCGGTAAGTTTAAAGCTACCATCAACCGGATTACAAAAAGAGGATCTTCTCGACTTAGACAAACACTTTATACAGCTGTACAGTGTGGTATAACAAAGAATCGAAATCCAAAGCTTAGATCTTACTATGATCAAAAGCGTGAAGAAGGTAAACCACATAAAGTAGCGATTATTGCTTGTGTAAACAAGCTAATTCATTGGATTTACGCAATTTTAAAACGTAAAGAGGCTTTTAAAGTCTAG